In Actinomycetes bacterium, the DNA window CTGATGGCACCGTATGAATTATTGGCACCGGCAGCCGCCCGCACCGGTGATCCCGATCCCCGCAGCGGGTTGGAGTGGCTGCGATTACTGGCGGACCATTTCACCGACGCAGTGTGGCTCAACCCGGAGGCGAGTTCATGGTGGCAGAGCACCACCATCGCCGAAATCGCCGAGGTCTTCCCGATGTTCCCCATGACCGTGGATGGGCTGTCGGAAGCCATGGCGAAACTCAACCGGGGGGCCAGCCACCGGCGGTAGCGGAAATTTTCCGGAAGCAGTTCGACCAGAACTGCCCACCTACTAGTCCAGTTCGCTGGGCTTCTCGCCCTTGCTCAGCCAGCGGTCCAGGCCGTAGAAAATCGACGCGAACAGTAGTCCCAAGATCACCACGATCACGATATTGATCGCGATGCCGGTGTACCCGTCCGCGGTCACTCCGGGGATGATCTCTCCTGGCGCGCCGGTGTCGTTGTAGTTGGGGTTGATGAACGGGTACGGATACCAACTGCCAGCTTCACCAATCGACTCCGATGGTCCCCATTGGTCGGACTTATCGCTTGGCGCGCACTTGTCGCCGGGGCGCTGAATCATCGCCAAACCGTGCAGCAGGGTGTAGGTAAGCCAGATCACTGGAATGAGCATCATCTTCCAGATCAGGTCGCCAGTAAACCGCGGCCGAGGACCAAATACCAAGAAGCCCAACAGGGTTGCCCACGGCACGATGTAGTGGAAGACCGTATTGGTGTAGATACCGGAGCCACAGGGGTTGGCTGACGGAGCCAGCAGGATCGCGTAAATCAGGCCGGTGATCACGATCATGACCAGGCTGGTCATGCGCAACCAGCGGAAGATCTTGTCATCGCGCCGCGGGTTGGCGAATATCGACCAAGCAACGATGAACGCGAAGATGTTGGACCAGATCGTGAAGTAACTGAGGCTGAATGAGATGCCATCCAGCGGTGATGCCACCTGCTCGTTTGTGGCCGAGTTGAACAAACTGATGGCCAGGGCAGATGTGCCGAGTACCGCTAGGATCAAGTTGTAGATCCGGGAGGCCACGATCATGCCGGGGCTGCCGGGCGTAACGGTCGTAGTGGCCGGCCGCTGCGGGTCGGCTTCGGGCGTAGCTGCAGTGCTCATAACGTCATTGTTGCGATCTTGCCGCCGCTTTGCCGGTTTTCCGGCACAGTTCCGCTACCCAGTGCGTGCGAGTGGGTGACCCGAGCACTTCCCACAGCATTGGAAAGCTTCTTCAACCGTGCAGCGGGCAGCCTTTGGCCTAACTGATAAGGACCGCGAGCACATTGATCGGTCCTACAGCGGCAGGCCGTAACTCCCGCTATGGCATCCAATACGGCTGCGCATGCACGAATTGGGTGCTTTGTCCTCAACTCGGTCTATGTGATACTCGCCTGATGCGTAGTGGGGTCTCAGCTGTAGCAGTCGTGCTAACGAGCGGGCCGTTGCTGCTCAGTTGTGCCAGCCAGGGTTCCACGAATCAAGTGGAAAGTGTCGAGACTCGAGTTGCGCAACTCCCCGTCGAAGCGGGGATCCCCACCGAATCGCCAACAAGCTCCGCTCTAGACCCCACTTCCACCGCTACTCCCACATCCAGCCCCACGATTTCGCCTTCGCCTACGTCCAGCCCCACACCTTCTCCTACGCCTTCTCCACCGAAACGAAAGGTAGTCAACGTTGCTGCCACCGGGGATTTCCTGATTCACGGTGCAGTGTTTCGGCGGGCTTTGAGGAATGGTGGCGGCAACCGCTACGACTTCGACCCTATGTTTCGGTCGATCCGCAAGTACATCAAGAAGGCTGATGTCGCTATCTGCCACTTCGAAGTTCCCATGACTGGCGGGAGCCCTGCGGGTTACCCCAGTTTCAACTCGCCGCGGAGTCTGGCTAACTCGGCCAAACGAACCGGCTGGGATATCTGCAGCACCGCCTCGAACCATACTCTCGACAAAGGGCAATCAGGTGTCGATGCCACGCTCAAAACAATTCGGAAAGCCGGCCTAGTTCCGAGTGGCTCTGCCGAAAGCAAACGAAGAGCAAGAAAGACTCCGATGGTCAAAGTCAACGGAACTCGGGTCGCGCTGCTGTCCTACACCGACTCCACCAACGGCATACCTCGGCCCTATCCGTACAGCGTCAACTTGATTGACCCCACCCGGATAACGAAGGACGCGGCACGCGCCCGTCGCGCGGGTGCTGAGCTAGTGATCGTGAACATGCACTGGGGAGCCGAA includes these proteins:
- a CDS encoding Pr6Pr family membrane protein; its protein translation is MSTAATPEADPQRPATTTVTPGSPGMIVASRIYNLILAVLGTSALAISLFNSATNEQVASPLDGISFSLSYFTIWSNIFAFIVAWSIFANPRRDDKIFRWLRMTSLVMIVITGLIYAILLAPSANPCGSGIYTNTVFHYIVPWATLLGFLVFGPRPRFTGDLIWKMMLIPVIWLTYTLLHGLAMIQRPGDKCAPSDKSDQWGPSESIGEAGSWYPYPFINPNYNDTGAPGEIIPGVTADGYTGIAINIVIVVILGLLFASIFYGLDRWLSKGEKPSELD
- a CDS encoding CapA family protein is translated as MRSGVSAVAVVLTSGPLLLSCASQGSTNQVESVETRVAQLPVEAGIPTESPTSSALDPTSTATPTSSPTISPSPTSSPTPSPTPSPPKRKVVNVAATGDFLIHGAVFRRALRNGGGNRYDFDPMFRSIRKYIKKADVAICHFEVPMTGGSPAGYPSFNSPRSLANSAKRTGWDICSTASNHTLDKGQSGVDATLKTIRKAGLVPSGSAESKRRARKTPMVKVNGTRVALLSYTDSTNGIPRPYPYSVNLIDPTRITKDAARARRAGAELVIVNMHWGAEYQSAVTARQAELADQLTASRHIDAVIGQHVHVVQPIRFVNGKPVVFGEGNLVSNQSAACCAVGSNDGMIATLKFVIKGDRVKSKKVSYVPVTVRRPDYLVVPIGLGAKSGLMSLESLRASYTRTVSVVGRTKKIKPVPQTSP